From the Nerophis ophidion isolate RoL-2023_Sa linkage group LG18, RoL_Noph_v1.0, whole genome shotgun sequence genome, one window contains:
- the b3gnt2l gene encoding N-acetyllactosaminide beta-1,3-N-acetylglucosaminyltransferase 2 — protein MRSVVMFQAMLVVSTFFLLVLYSSLHKELVDAHKKVVSSPKASPPGPPERREVATWYNATSRHPPAAFNVSIPAGFRSAFPENGAYWNRLLHSGFRRLDRGEDPLGAEAPWGLCRENNQEALETNVPDAAAYPLFFRRFLQGMKCRSPPLLIDQPAKCEEASGANATFLLFAIKSTPGNVERRQAVRETWGREQLHGGRLSVRTVFLVGAPSANDPDLSPLLAFEAGLYGDLLQADFHESLFNLTLKMNAFLRWTLDRCPRVSFVFSGDDDVLVNTPALLRYLESLPPPRAARLYAGQVIRTATPLRDPNSKYFIPMSFYDGPYPVYVGGGGFLISGALLRPLYSACRAVPFFPIDDVYIGMCFAALQVSPEAHGGFHTFDIREKDRDNLCAYRSLILVHRRSPQQVKKIWRGLQSPLLTC, from the coding sequence ATGAGATCTGTAGTGATGTTCCAAGCCATGCTTGTCGTGTCCACCTTCTTCCTGCTCGTCCTCTACTCCAGTCTGCACAAAGAGTTGGTCGACGCCCACAAAAAGGTGGTCTCCTCCCCCAAGGCCAGCCCGCCAGGGCCGCCGGAGCGCAGAGAGGTGGCGACGTGGTACAACGCCACGTCCCGGCACCCCCCCGCCGCCTTCAACGTGTCCATCCCTGCCGGCTTCAGGAGCGCCTTCCCGGAGAACGGCGCCTACTGGAACCGCCTGCTGCACTCGGGCTTCAGGCGCCTGGACAGGGGGGAGGATCCTCTGGGTGCGGAGGCGCCTTGGGGGCTCTGCAGGGAGAACAATCAGGAGGCGCTGGAGACCAACGTGCCGGACGCCGCCGCCTACCCGCTCTTCTTCCGCAGGTTCTTGCAAGGCATGAAGTGTCGCTCGCCGCCGCTCCTCATCGACCAGCCCGCCAAGTGCGAGGAGGCGAGCGGAGCCAACGCCACATTCCTGCTCTTTGCCATCAAGTCTACGCCGGGCAACGTGGAGCGCAGGCAGGCGGTGCGCGAGACGTGGGGGCGGGAGCAGCTGCACGGGGGACGCCTGAGCGTGCGCACGGTGTTCCTGGTGGGCGCCCCCTCCGCCAACGACCCCGACCTGAGCCCGCTGCTGGCCTTCGAGGCCGGCCTCTACGGCGACCTCCTGCAGGCCGACTTCCACGAGTCGCTCTTCAACCTGACTCTAAAGATGAACGCCTTCCTGCGCTGGACGCTGGACCGCTGCCCCCGCGTCTCCTTCGTCTTCAGCGGGGACGACGACGTCCTGGTCAACACGCCGGCCTTGCTGCGCTACCTGGAGTCCCTGCCGCCTCCCCGGGCCGCACGCTTGTACGCGGGGCAGGTCATCAGGACAGCCACGCCCCTCAGGGACCCCAACAGCAAATACTTCATCCCCATGAGCTTCTACGACGGACCCTACCCCGTCTACGTGGGCGGCGGCGGCTTCCTCATCTCCGGGGCGCTGCTGCGGCCCCTCTACTCCGCCTGCCGCGCCGTGCCCTTCTTCCCCATCGATGACGTCTACATCGGCATGTGCTTCGCCGCCCTGCAAGTGTCCCCCGAGGCCCACGGCGGCTTCCACACCTTCGACATCCGCGAGAAGGACCGCGACAACCTGTGCGCCTACAGGAGTCTGATCCTGGTGCACCGCCGCTCCCCGCAGCAGGTGAAGAAGATCTGGAGGGGCCTCCAGAGTCCGCTGCTGACCTGCTGA